In Candidatus Margulisiibacteriota bacterium, the genomic stretch TAACCAGCTGGGGATAGGCTTCCCCAACTATCTGTATCTGGAAAAAGGCACCAAGGGCTGCCCCAAACTGGAAACCCTGCTTAAACTGGCCGATTTTTACGGTGTCGATCTGGTTTATTTTTTTCAGGATTTTGCCGTGCCGCAGAAAAAACTGGCGCCGCTCAAAGGCCGGATCGCCACCCATAAAATGCTGGCCGAGTTTCAGAAATTAAGCGCTGACCAGCAGGAGCTACACCTGCATTTGCTGAAAAGTTTCAATCGAAAAAAAAGTGTATAATGCCGCCGGCATGTACAAAAAAATAATTTTGCTGCTCGGCCTATGGGGCAGCCTTTGCGCCGCGGAGATCGGACAGTTCACCAGGCTGTCCGGCGAGGCTGCTATCTCGCGCAACCGCGAGCCATATTTTCAGCCGGTCACGGCCAGCCGCGTTTACGCCGACGACAGCATCACGCTGGGCGAATTATCTTTTGCCATCATCGAAACGCCGCAAAATATCTGGCAGATCACCGGGCCGGCTAAGTTTACCGTTAATTCCGCGGACGATTTTGCCGCGGAATACGGCGCTCTGGATTTCCAATTAAAACCGCCGCGGGAAAAAAATGTCCTGCTGGCTGTCACCGAAACAATAGTTTTCCCCGGGCTGGGACACTGGTATTTAGAAGATTATGTCAAAGCCCTGCCGCTGCTGGGCGTGAGCAGCCTGATGCTCCTCGGCATTTATACCGCCAATCCAGAACTAAGCTCCGCGCCGGAAAAAACATCCGAGCTGCGCCAAAATTATCTGCAAATCTATCTGGTCTACACACTGGTCTCGGCGCTCGACGCCTGGTCGGAAGCCGGCGCGCTCAACCGCCGTCTGGCCGAAAACCGTAAGCTGCTGGAGGAACAATGAGGAATAAAATGAAACTCTGCATCGACGCCGGCAACACTTCTATCACGTTTGGTTTTTTTGCCAATGACGTTTTAGTCCGAAAATTCGCCCTGCCCACGGCCGCTTACCGCAAATTCCGTCTGCGGCAAAAGATCGACCGCGTTGTTTACGCTTCGGTCGTACCCCGCCTGGACGGGTATTTCGCCCGTTATTTCCGCCGTCTGGATTTCACGCGCCTCACTTACCAGCACATCAAAAATATCCGCATCGCCCTGTTGAAAAAATCCGAGATTGGCATTGACCGGCTGGTCAATACTTCCGGCGCGGCGGTGTTTTACGGCGATCCGCTGGTCATCATTGACCTCGGTACCGCGACGACTTTTTGCGTCCTGTCCCGCAATGTTTACCGCGGCGGACTGATCTGCCCAGGCATCAATCTGACCCGTTTGGTCTTGCACGAAAAAACCGCCAAGCTCCCGCTGATCGAATTGAAACACAAACCGCCGCGGCTGATCGGCAATTCCACGCGCCGGGCAATGCAGGCGGGGATCTATTACGGTTATGCCGCGCTTATCAACGGCCTCGTGACCGCGTTGAAAAAAGAAGTTCCGCGCGCCAAAATTATCGCCACCGGCGGCTATGCGGAATTACTGGCGCCGGATATCCACGCCGATATTATCGACACAGATCTGACGCTGAAGAGCTTGAATTTATACTAGTTCAACCCGAAGGTTATCACGATCGGAAAATCACCGATCGCCAGATCGTATTTGAAACTGATCTTTCTGATGCTGCGGTCTTTCAAAACCGTGTTTAGCATATGCTCTATCTGCTGTGTTTTTTCTGAACCCACAAAAATCCCCCCATTGATAATCATGCGGATTATGGCAAGTTTTAGGCCAATTTTTGCTGGCGATTTCGGCCAAAACTGTATAAAATTGAGCTGAAATGCCGGCTTTGTTCGTCAAAATTGCTCTTTTTTTACTCTCAGGCGCGGTCTTTGCGCTGGGGCTGCACAAAGAAGTGCAAAAAAATCTTTCGCTGGTTTATTCCATCAATGTCACCGCCCGGCAGACGCGGCAATACATTCAAAAAATGCTGACCTATATACTTGAAACACTGGCGATAAAATTTATGCCGCCGCGGCTGTTTGCCAAAATTATTTCAGACCGGGGCCTAGCGCCGCTGCACGAGGCTTTGAGCTACGGGCGCGGCGTGATCCTGCTCGTCATGCACGCCGGCAATTGGGAGCTTTTCGGCTGCGCGCTGGGACGTTTCGGCTACCGCGCGGCCGCGGTGGTCAACAATCCCCGCCGCGACAAATTTATCGCTTACATTGACAAAAACCGCGTCAAATGCGGTTTGGAAATCATCGACATCAATACGCAAAATATGTACCGCGCCTGCTTTCGGGCTTTTGCGCAAAACAAGATCGTGCTGATCGCCGCGGACACCGGCGCGACAGACAGCGACAAAAATATTACCCTGCGCGTGCTGGACAAAGACCTGCCGGTGGCGACTGGCTGGGCGACTATGGCTCTGCGCGCGCGGCCGCTCGTCCTGCCTATTTTTAATTACTCGGAAAAAGGCCAGCACGGGTATGTTTTTGGCCAATTGCTAGACCCCGCCAACTACGCTGACGAAAAGGCTCTGCTGACCGTGGCGCTGGCTTTTTACGCCGCACAATTGCGCGCGCGGCCGTTCGAGTGGTTTTTGCCGGTATCCAGCAGCGAGGTCAGGAAAACGTTCGGATAACAGTTTTCTCCTTACTTTACGATTATTTACTTCTAACTTATTACTATTTTAGCGAATAATTTTTGGCTCAAATAAGCCATTTTTTACCAATCTTACTCCTTATTCTTCTCCTTCTTTCTCCTAATTATTTTTTGTCCATTTAGGATATTTATAACTACCTATATTTTTAATCCTTCCAGCGGCTTTCAATTTATAAATTAGATTATCTATTTTTTTGTACCTCTGTTTATCGGTCAATTTATCTGATAGTTTATCTCCAAGCAAACTGTTAATATCTTTTCTGTTAACGCTGCCATGTTGTTCTATCATTATCATAATTAAGTCTTGATAGTATTTATTATTCAGGGCTTTATGTTTAGTATATTCCGCCTTTTGGTTTGTTAATTGAGCGACTTTAGCTCCAACAAAATAATTTGGTTTTCTTCCTTCTATAAGTTTTTCTTTTTTTAACCATTTGGCTATATCATCTGGGATAGGTATTCCGCGCTGCACGCGGTCTAAGGCCAAGACTTGCTCCAGGGAGAGGTCGCTACGCTGGATTAACAAATTAGAATAATTGGGATCGATTTCCTTGCCATAAATCTGCAAAATAACTTTCTGCGGATTGGCTAAAATATTATATTCTGGCAGGGGAAAATAACGGGTGCGTTGTGAAACGCACATACGATTAATGCCAAATCCCATAGTGTCTATCATGCCTAAATTAACCATCGCCCCAACTAAAAAAGGATTTCTATAACTGCTTGGCGTTCTTTTTCCCAGCAAATATTCTTCCGGCGTACCTTCAAAAAAAGTGCCGGCATTATCAAAAATCAACTTATCCGCCTGTTCCGTCAAAACAATCCGCGAGCGCAAGCTATAATCTTGATGGGCAATGCAATTATGCAAAGCCTCTAAAATAGTCTTGGGGTCATATTTGTCCACTGTAGTCGCCAGCAACTCATGCGTGGGGAAAAATTTTTGTTTTACATTGCGGATGCGCTCTTTCACTTTTTCCGTATTCAGTAAAAACGGCGGGCCAAAATGGTCATAAGCTTTTTCTTCTAAAGTGTCCAGTTTCCAGGTGATTTCGGCTATGGCTGGAGACAAATAATGCGCCGCTTCCGGCTTACCCAACAATAACAGTGCGGCATTAGTAATCTTGCCATTGATTGTCAGCTTGGCTTTATCCAAAAATTTTTCTCCAGACAAATTCTCCACAGCTAAGCCGTAATGGCGTTCCCGGAATTTTTCCCTAGCCACGTTTAAGGCTTGTTCATCTAAATCATGTAGACACGCCGCATTTATTATCTTCGCACTCCAATCTTCTTGAGAATTATAAATTTTACGCATTAAATC encodes the following:
- a CDS encoding helix-turn-helix domain-containing protein translates to MSGVNELKLHLAKRLKELRLKVGLSIEALANQLGIGFPNYLYLEKGTKGCPKLETLLKLADFYGVDLVYFFQDFAVPQKKLAPLKGRIATHKMLAEFQKLSADQQELHLHLLKSFNRKKSV
- a CDS encoding type III pantothenate kinase; protein product: MKLCIDAGNTSITFGFFANDVLVRKFALPTAAYRKFRLRQKIDRVVYASVVPRLDGYFARYFRRLDFTRLTYQHIKNIRIALLKKSEIGIDRLVNTSGAAVFYGDPLVIIDLGTATTFCVLSRNVYRGGLICPGINLTRLVLHEKTAKLPLIELKHKPPRLIGNSTRRAMQAGIYYGYAALINGLVTALKKEVPRAKIIATGGYAELLAPDIHADIIDTDLTLKSLNLY
- a CDS encoding lysophospholipid acyltransferase family protein produces the protein MPALFVKIALFLLSGAVFALGLHKEVQKNLSLVYSINVTARQTRQYIQKMLTYILETLAIKFMPPRLFAKIISDRGLAPLHEALSYGRGVILLVMHAGNWELFGCALGRFGYRAAAVVNNPRRDKFIAYIDKNRVKCGLEIIDINTQNMYRACFRAFAQNKIVLIAADTGATDSDKNITLRVLDKDLPVATGWATMALRARPLVLPIFNYSEKGQHGYVFGQLLDPANYADEKALLTVALAFYAAQLRARPFEWFLPVSSSEVRKTFG
- a CDS encoding transcriptional regulator, with amino-acid sequence MFEFKCEQKPIVLLRIAPAKSEPIFFFNETYVRIGSHLTKLKGHTDLMRKIYNSQEDWSAKIINAACLHDLDEQALNVAREKFRERHYGLAVENLSGEKFLDKAKLTINGKITNAALLLLGKPEAAHYLSPAIAEITWKLDTLEEKAYDHFGPPFLLNTEKVKERIRNVKQKFFPTHELLATTVDKYDPKTILEALHNCIAHQDYSLRSRIVLTEQADKLIFDNAGTFFEGTPEEYLLGKRTPSSYRNPFLVGAMVNLGMIDTMGFGINRMCVSQRTRYFPLPEYNILANPQKVILQIYGKEIDPNYSNLLIQRSDLSLEQVLALDRVQRGIPIPDDIAKWLKKEKLIEGRKPNYFVGAKVAQLTNQKAEYTKHKALNNKYYQDLIMIMIEQHGSVNRKDINSLLGDKLSDKLTDKQRYKKIDNLIYKLKAAGRIKNIGSYKYPKWTKNN